Proteins encoded together in one Terriglobus saanensis SP1PR4 window:
- the rpmH gene encoding 50S ribosomal protein L34, which translates to MPKRTFQPNRRRRAKTHGFLTRMKTKAGQAVLNRRRAKGRHKIAVSAGFRD; encoded by the coding sequence ATGCCGAAGAGAACCTTCCAACCCAACCGACGTCGCCGTGCCAAGACCCACGGATTTTTGACCCGCATGAAGACCAAGGCCGGTCAGGCTGTTCTGAACCGCCGTCGCGCCAAGGGCCGTCACAAAATCGCTGTCAGCGCCGGTTTCCGCGACTAG
- the rnpA gene encoding ribonuclease P protein component yields MRNFLDNEGTSPVDSAFVFARPKTDDPAKPWRERRLRSHGDYQRMYAVGRKQFGKYISYFYAVRQPSENPRHRVHVGPRVGLTVGRVMGDAVTRNRIKRRLRSAVQQHLVLLGGLNLDVALHPKRGFVDLEWSALERDVAVIFRAIAKAAGKPQ; encoded by the coding sequence ATGCGTAATTTTCTAGACAACGAAGGCACATCCCCTGTGGATTCTGCCTTCGTTTTTGCGCGCCCGAAAACCGACGATCCCGCCAAGCCCTGGCGTGAGCGCCGCCTCCGCAGCCACGGCGACTACCAGCGTATGTACGCGGTGGGCCGGAAGCAGTTCGGTAAATACATCAGCTACTTCTACGCAGTGCGGCAGCCTTCGGAGAATCCTCGCCACCGCGTCCATGTTGGACCTCGGGTTGGACTTACTGTGGGCCGCGTCATGGGCGACGCCGTTACGCGCAACCGGATCAAGCGCCGCCTTCGCTCCGCCGTACAGCAGCATCTGGTGCTTCTGGGCGGGTTGAATCTGGACGTCGCCCTGCATCCGAAGCGCGGTTTCGTCGACCTGGAGTGGAGCGCTCTGGAGCGCGACGTGGCTGTGATCTTCCGCGCGATCGCCAAAGCCGCAGGCAAACCCCAGTGA